Proteins from a single region of Fibrobacter sp. UWH6:
- a CDS encoding DNA methylase has protein sequence MPNFQRRTFIAIDLKSFFASVECVLQGLDPLKANLVVADASRTEKTICLAVSPSLKAYGIPGRARLFEVIQKLKEVKRRTGVDVDYIVAPPRMAKYVEFSTKVYNVYLKYVSAEDIHNYSIDECFLDVTQYLKLYKKTARELAKTMVQDVLETTGITATAGIGSNLYLCKIAMDIMAKHVDADEDGVRIAELDEMSFRRNLWNHRPLTSFWQIGRGIAERLENCNLNRGRGIYTMGDLARVSIKNADALYKMFGINAEILIDHAWGYEPCTIAEIKKYKPKSNSIGGGQVLSCPYTAEKARIVVREMVDSLTLDLIDKNLVTNSLTLMMGYDRENVDKGIYVGPTVIDNYGREIPKPAHGSANLGRYTCSQSAIAEAVMKLFDRIVNPKLTLKRLNLVANDVLDVSYEEVDLFTDVEKQEKEKKRLKAELLIKKRFGKNAIIKGMDLQEGATTVERNGQIGGHRA, from the coding sequence ATGCCGAACTTTCAAAGGCGCACCTTCATCGCCATTGACTTGAAGTCTTTCTTTGCCTCTGTGGAATGTGTTCTACAGGGGTTGGATCCGTTGAAGGCGAACTTGGTGGTGGCCGATGCCAGCCGTACTGAAAAGACGATTTGCCTGGCGGTGAGCCCGAGCCTGAAAGCTTACGGAATTCCTGGCCGAGCCCGCTTATTCGAAGTAATCCAGAAATTAAAAGAGGTGAAGCGTCGTACAGGTGTGGATGTGGATTACATTGTGGCTCCGCCCCGCATGGCGAAATATGTGGAATTTTCTACCAAGGTTTATAACGTCTACCTAAAATATGTGAGTGCCGAAGACATTCACAATTACTCCATCGATGAATGTTTTTTGGACGTTACCCAGTACCTCAAACTTTATAAGAAAACGGCCCGGGAATTGGCGAAGACCATGGTCCAGGACGTACTTGAAACTACGGGTATAACCGCAACGGCGGGAATCGGCAGCAACCTTTACTTGTGCAAGATTGCCATGGATATTATGGCCAAGCATGTAGATGCCGATGAAGACGGAGTCCGCATTGCGGAACTGGACGAAATGAGTTTTCGCAGGAACCTGTGGAATCATCGTCCTCTTACCAGTTTCTGGCAGATTGGCCGCGGGATTGCGGAACGTCTGGAAAATTGTAACCTGAATCGCGGTCGTGGAATTTATACCATGGGTGACCTTGCCCGTGTAAGTATCAAGAATGCCGATGCCCTTTATAAGATGTTCGGCATTAATGCCGAAATCCTGATTGACCATGCCTGGGGCTATGAACCTTGTACCATTGCCGAAATCAAGAAGTACAAACCAAAATCCAACAGCATTGGTGGCGGCCAGGTTTTGAGCTGCCCCTACACGGCAGAAAAGGCCCGCATTGTCGTTCGCGAAATGGTAGATTCCCTGACATTGGATTTGATAGACAAGAATCTGGTGACAAACAGTCTAACCTTGATGATGGGCTATGACCGCGAAAATGTGGACAAGGGAATTTATGTAGGCCCCACGGTTATCGATAACTACGGACGGGAAATACCGAAGCCCGCTCACGGATCTGCAAATCTGGGCCGCTATACTTGTTCCCAGTCCGCTATTGCCGAGGCGGTGATGAAACTGTTCGACCGGATTGTGAATCCGAAGCTGACCTTGAAACGTCTGAATCTTGTGGCTAACGATGTGCTGGACGTGAGTTACGAGGAAGTGGACCTTTTTACCGATGTTGAAAAGCAGGAGAAGGAAAAGAAACGCTTGAAGGCGGAACTGCTGATCAAGAAACGCTTTGGCAAGAACGCCATTATCAAGGGCATGGACTTGCAGGAAGGAGCCACTACGGTGGAACGCAATGGACAAATCGGAGGTCATCGTGCCTGA
- a CDS encoding xanthine phosphoribosyltransferase, translating to MNFLEEKILRDGNIKEGNILKVDSFLNHQIDVDIMRQMAYEFQRRYRDVEINKILTIEASGIAIATLLGHLYDVPVVFAKKSQTANSTDDKYVAQAYSFTHKKMNNVFISKPYMKATDKVLIVDDFLADGAAAHALIDLVHQAGGTVAGLGIAIEKGQQKGGATLRAEGYRVESIAIVESMDWETQTIKFREQPELPLQNTNLKLG from the coding sequence ATGAACTTTCTTGAAGAAAAAATTCTCCGTGACGGCAACATTAAGGAAGGCAACATCCTTAAGGTTGACAGTTTTTTAAATCATCAGATCGACGTTGACATTATGCGCCAGATGGCCTACGAATTCCAGCGTCGCTATCGCGATGTGGAAATCAACAAGATCCTGACTATTGAAGCCAGCGGTATTGCCATCGCCACTTTGCTGGGCCACCTTTACGACGTACCCGTGGTTTTCGCCAAGAAGAGTCAGACCGCTAACAGCACCGACGACAAGTACGTTGCCCAGGCCTACTCCTTCACCCACAAGAAGATGAACAACGTGTTCATTTCCAAGCCCTACATGAAGGCAACCGATAAAGTCCTCATCGTAGACGACTTCCTGGCAGATGGAGCCGCAGCCCACGCCCTCATCGACCTGGTCCATCAGGCCGGCGGCACTGTGGCTGGTTTAGGCATCGCCATCGAAAAGGGTCAGCAGAAGGGAGGCGCAACACTCCGCGCCGAAGGCTACCGCGTAGAATCCATCGCCATCGTCGAATCCATGGACTGGGAAACTCAGACCATCAAGTTTAGGGAACAGCCGGAACTGCCGTTGCAGAATACAAATTTGAAACTGGGGTAA
- a CDS encoding nucleobase:cation symporter-2 family protein — MNNSSENIYQLDGRVPVLKALPFGLQHVLAMFVANITPIMILAGVVNLDKGLTAALVQNCMIIAGIGTLVQLFPIWKIGSRLPIVMGISFTFLSVSIGIATTQGMGTLMGAVIVGGIVEGLLGLCAKYWLKLIPHIVAATVVTAIGFSLLPIGANSFAGGQGSADFGATHNWIVGSVTLLTCLLTQVFAKGFLRSLSVLVGLIVGYILALCMGMVDFSGLSNCSIIALPKILPFTPEFHLGPILSVVAIFLVSATETVGDSSALVNGALKRQIHKVEMGGAISCDGFVSTISGIFGCTPITSFSQNVGLASLSGVVNRFTIATGAVIMLLGGIFPPVGTLLTTIPQAVLGGCTIMMFGSILFAGFGMMSKSGFSQRNMIITSLSLSVGLGFTQATGMFKEFPQIIQTIFAENCVAVVFVLAVILNLVLPKDKTKTA; from the coding sequence ATGAACAATTCATCAGAAAACATCTATCAGCTGGACGGTCGCGTGCCGGTGCTGAAGGCATTGCCCTTCGGCCTGCAGCATGTGCTAGCCATGTTCGTCGCCAACATAACCCCCATCATGATCCTTGCCGGGGTTGTAAACCTGGATAAGGGGCTGACTGCGGCCCTCGTTCAGAACTGCATGATCATCGCCGGTATCGGCACCCTGGTGCAGCTTTTCCCCATCTGGAAAATCGGTTCCAGATTGCCCATCGTCATGGGCATCAGCTTCACCTTCCTTTCCGTTTCCATCGGCATTGCCACCACCCAAGGCATGGGCACCCTCATGGGCGCCGTGATTGTAGGCGGTATCGTCGAAGGCCTGCTTGGTCTTTGTGCAAAATACTGGCTGAAACTTATCCCCCACATCGTCGCTGCAACCGTGGTGACGGCCATCGGATTTTCTCTCTTGCCTATCGGTGCAAATTCCTTCGCCGGCGGCCAGGGTTCTGCTGACTTCGGTGCCACCCACAACTGGATCGTAGGAAGCGTCACCTTGCTCACTTGCTTGCTCACTCAAGTGTTCGCCAAGGGTTTTCTCAGGTCCCTTTCTGTACTGGTAGGCCTTATTGTTGGCTACATTCTCGCCCTCTGCATGGGCATGGTAGATTTCTCGGGACTATCCAACTGCAGCATCATCGCCCTTCCCAAGATACTCCCCTTCACTCCGGAATTCCACTTGGGCCCCATCCTTTCTGTGGTGGCCATCTTCCTGGTTTCTGCTACAGAAACTGTGGGCGATTCTAGCGCCCTGGTGAACGGCGCACTCAAGCGTCAAATCCACAAAGTCGAAATGGGAGGCGCCATCTCCTGCGATGGTTTTGTCAGCACAATTTCCGGTATCTTCGGTTGTACCCCCATCACCTCCTTCAGTCAGAACGTGGGCCTGGCTTCCCTCTCCGGCGTCGTGAACCGATTCACCATCGCTACAGGAGCAGTCATCATGTTGCTGGGCGGTATCTTCCCGCCGGTGGGAACGTTGCTTACAACTATCCCCCAGGCTGTGCTTGGCGGCTGCACCATCATGATGTTCGGATCCATTCTTTTTGCAGGATTCGGCATGATGTCCAAGAGCGGTTTTAGCCAGCGTAACATGATCATTACCAGCCTCTCCCTTAGCGTAGGCCTAGGCTTCACCCAGGCAACCGGCATGTTCAAGGAATTCCCCCAAATTATCCAGACCATCTTTGCAGAGAATTGTGTGGCTGTGGTTTTTGTGTTAGCGGTAATTCTAAATCTTGTTCTGCCCAAGGACAAAACAAAAACAGCATAA
- a CDS encoding GGDEF domain-containing protein, with translation MENHLYWITDLVYVVVLAIILRHSYIYRDEISPLNRAFRKLLAWSVFFCFQDAVWELSSFEAVGIPSLFFVTSTVFHVCTIVSAYFWLDFLLTFLRKGFQHQKAFRVFGVVIVSLQLILVVRNFFYPTIFSISEDNAYVAESLRWVAMLAPHLIIVVAGLVMAYFCIKNSRKDDGRQFPVLMFVIMPFIFGILQLQFSGCPFNSMSYFIGCCIVHIFIAAREHNERMTVEANTDGLTKVFNRHAMEEDAKRYRNDPLEDSAIVYSIDINGLKQVNDSLGQEAGNELVLAAAACISRAFGSKGKVYRYGGEEFMVLARFDGDGTFFKTRLLNEVSRWQGQKVKELALSIGFAEKRNFPMSDVVELKAIADNMMRLDKSNYYRNKGVDRRKLREAFGAVCNSYTKILKLNLATDTFDIVQMDPSERDPRRGFSTEHSKWLENYARQGRVYIDDVKNFLQQTDLENLRKHFVNGRKSFSFVYRKNTKLGVETALMELLRASDYTDESPNVFLYVKSMNTSVKKSD, from the coding sequence ATGGAAAATCATCTTTATTGGATTACTGATTTAGTTTATGTTGTTGTGCTTGCCATTATTTTAAGGCATTCGTATATCTATCGCGACGAAATTTCTCCCCTGAATCGAGCCTTTAGAAAATTGCTTGCCTGGAGTGTTTTTTTCTGTTTCCAGGATGCGGTCTGGGAACTGTCTAGTTTTGAGGCGGTAGGTATCCCCTCGTTGTTCTTTGTGACATCGACGGTGTTTCATGTATGCACAATCGTATCGGCTTATTTCTGGTTAGACTTCTTGCTGACCTTCCTGCGAAAAGGGTTTCAACATCAGAAGGCTTTTCGTGTTTTTGGCGTTGTGATCGTTTCTTTGCAATTGATCCTTGTTGTTCGCAATTTCTTTTACCCGACCATATTCTCTATATCAGAAGATAACGCCTATGTCGCCGAAAGCCTGCGCTGGGTGGCCATGCTGGCCCCGCACTTGATTATTGTGGTGGCCGGTCTTGTGATGGCCTACTTCTGTATCAAGAATAGTCGCAAGGATGATGGCCGACAATTCCCTGTTCTGATGTTCGTCATCATGCCGTTTATTTTTGGAATTCTCCAGTTGCAATTCTCGGGCTGTCCGTTCAACTCGATGAGCTATTTCATTGGTTGTTGCATCGTCCATATTTTTATTGCTGCCCGTGAACACAACGAACGTATGACGGTGGAGGCGAATACCGATGGCCTTACCAAGGTGTTTAACCGCCACGCCATGGAAGAAGACGCTAAACGTTATAGGAATGATCCGTTGGAAGATTCTGCTATTGTATATTCCATAGACATTAACGGGCTCAAACAGGTAAATGATAGCCTGGGCCAGGAAGCCGGTAATGAATTGGTGTTGGCTGCTGCGGCCTGTATTTCCAGGGCATTCGGTTCCAAAGGAAAGGTTTACCGATATGGTGGTGAAGAGTTCATGGTCTTGGCTCGTTTTGATGGCGATGGAACCTTCTTTAAAACGAGGCTTTTAAATGAAGTTTCTCGCTGGCAAGGTCAAAAGGTGAAGGAACTTGCGCTGTCCATTGGCTTTGCCGAAAAGCGGAATTTCCCCATGTCAGATGTGGTTGAGTTAAAGGCTATCGCTGACAATATGATGCGATTGGACAAGAGTAACTATTATAGGAATAAGGGTGTCGACCGTCGAAAATTGCGTGAAGCCTTCGGGGCGGTCTGTAATTCCTATACGAAAATCCTGAAGTTGAATTTGGCTACGGATACTTTTGACATTGTCCAGATGGATCCCAGCGAAAGAGACCCGCGTCGAGGCTTTTCTACGGAACATTCCAAGTGGCTTGAAAATTACGCCCGACAGGGTCGGGTGTATATAGATGATGTGAAAAACTTTTTGCAACAGACCGATCTTGAAAATCTGCGCAAGCATTTTGTGAATGGGCGGAAATCCTTCTCGTTTGTCTATCGAAAGAATACCAAGCTAGGTGTAGAAACAGCCTTGATGGAACTCTTGAGAGCGTCCGATTACACCGATGAATCCCCTAACGTTTTTCTGTATGTTAAGAGCATGAACACATCGGTGAAGAAATCGGACTAG
- a CDS encoding YecA family protein, with protein sequence MGLLYLYGKDADNLKAYLPDELYGVATASDIADLWNRDHGTNFSGKDMCKHIEKCAQVSKYFHYFNGGLTDYRIEFGDEITEIMEGQKGKQIYQPTREEIEHWGFAETDLNTYIPEYEKLFNAVKQFKDPETALDIASYLLESCMRGRNPFREIEFLRTEFGLELKDINEVERVLRPLQEFNNNCRMWTNLGHTPLSLPRPGSNANPFGLANGIPFQNSGPKVGRNDPCPCGSGLKFKKCCGKNMN encoded by the coding sequence ATGGGGCTACTCTACCTTTACGGCAAGGACGCGGATAATCTTAAGGCTTACTTGCCAGACGAACTTTATGGGGTGGCTACGGCATCCGATATTGCGGATTTATGGAACCGGGATCATGGCACAAATTTTTCCGGCAAAGACATGTGTAAGCACATCGAAAAATGCGCCCAGGTATCAAAGTACTTCCATTACTTCAACGGTGGTCTTACCGACTACCGAATTGAGTTCGGCGATGAAATCACGGAGATTATGGAAGGGCAAAAGGGAAAGCAGATATATCAACCAACCCGCGAAGAAATCGAACATTGGGGTTTTGCTGAAACGGACCTCAACACATATATTCCTGAATACGAAAAGTTATTCAACGCCGTCAAGCAATTCAAGGACCCAGAAACAGCATTAGACATCGCTTCTTATCTATTGGAGTCCTGCATGCGAGGAAGAAATCCATTTAGGGAAATCGAATTCCTGCGGACGGAATTCGGCCTTGAATTAAAGGACATCAACGAAGTTGAAAGAGTGCTTAGGCCGTTGCAGGAATTCAACAACAATTGCAGAATGTGGACAAACCTAGGGCACACTCCGCTTAGCTTGCCTAGACCAGGTAGCAATGCGAATCCATTCGGATTAGCAAATGGGATTCCTTTCCAAAATAGCGGTCCTAAGGTCGGACGCAATGATCCCTGTCCTTGCGGCAGCGGGCTGAAATTCAAGAAGTGCTGCGGCAAAAACATGAACTAA